Proteins encoded by one window of Bacillus rossius redtenbacheri isolate Brsri chromosome 3, Brsri_v3, whole genome shotgun sequence:
- the LOC134531126 gene encoding uncharacterized protein LOC134531126 isoform X2, translating into MLQALPLLPHEKALEGYKVAKVFAETKNLMPTISTTLQYFENQWLKKVAAKSFSVFGQARCTNNAQESYHRHLMMVVGRPHPNVWHFTDSLRSISGSECRNIERIEQGMQVSRPRKLTWLLQDRCIKQAQEHVVSGRIPVFEFLSAIRHRVQIGHPEDLLGGADHDDLTELPGDIPEGLAQLPDNEPEELPQPNENMYGGDCLCIDYLSQPDNVPEDLPQTNANMDGDECQSPSQLGNFFFPCLYCDIDIGLVVDEFVTG; encoded by the exons ATGCTGCAAGCTCTTCCACTTTTGCCTCACGAAAAAGCACTTGAAGGCTATAAAGTTGCGAAGGTGTTCGCCGAAACAAAAAATTTGATGCCAACAATTTCTACAACACTTCA GTACTTTGAAAACCAATGGCTGAAGAAAGTGGCGGCCAAATCATTCTCCGTGTTTGGGCAGGCTAGGTGTACCAACAATGCCCAAGAATCGTACCACAGGCACCTGATGATGGTGGTCGGACGGCCACATCCAAATGTTTGGCACTTCACAG ACTCTCTGCGAAGTATCTCAGGAAGTGAGTGCCGAAATATCGAAAGAATAGAACAAGGAATGCAAGTCTCCAGACCAAGAAAACTGACTTGGCTTCTCCAAGATCGGTGCATAAAACAGGCTCAAGAACACGTCGTGTCCGGAAGAATTCCAGTTTTTGAATTTCTTTCGGCTATCAGACATCGTGTACAAATCGGTCATCCGGAAGATCTGTTGGGAGGCGCCGACCATGACGACTTAACAGAACTGCCTGGTGACATTCCTGAAGGGCTTGCACAACTACCAG ATAACGAACCGGAGGAATTGCCTCAGCCAAATGAAAATATGTACGGGGGTGATTGCCTATGTATAGACTACTTATCACAGCCag ATAACGTTCCGGAAGACTTGCCTCAGACTAATGCAAATATGGATGGGGACGAGTGCCAAAGCCCATCACAgctgggtaattttttttttccatgtttgtACTGTGACATTGATATAGGTTTAGTTGTAGATGAATTTGTAACAGGATGA
- the LOC134531126 gene encoding uncharacterized protein LOC134531126 isoform X1 has translation MLQALPLLPHEKALEGYKVAKVFAETKNLMPTISTTLQYFENQWLKKVAAKSFSVFGQARCTNNAQESYHRHLMMVVGRPHPNVWHFTDSLRSISGSECRNIERIEQGMQVSRPRKLTWLLQDRCIKQAQEHVVSGRIPVFEFLSAIRHRVQIGHPEDLLGGADHDDLTELPGDIPEGLAQLPDNEPEELPQPNENMYGGDCLCIDYLSQPGYANTDESIQGSSSVRTNITAPEQTFHNESDNVPEDLPQTNANMDGDECQSPSQLGNFFFPCLYCDIDIGLVVDEFVTG, from the exons ATGCTGCAAGCTCTTCCACTTTTGCCTCACGAAAAAGCACTTGAAGGCTATAAAGTTGCGAAGGTGTTCGCCGAAACAAAAAATTTGATGCCAACAATTTCTACAACACTTCA GTACTTTGAAAACCAATGGCTGAAGAAAGTGGCGGCCAAATCATTCTCCGTGTTTGGGCAGGCTAGGTGTACCAACAATGCCCAAGAATCGTACCACAGGCACCTGATGATGGTGGTCGGACGGCCACATCCAAATGTTTGGCACTTCACAG ACTCTCTGCGAAGTATCTCAGGAAGTGAGTGCCGAAATATCGAAAGAATAGAACAAGGAATGCAAGTCTCCAGACCAAGAAAACTGACTTGGCTTCTCCAAGATCGGTGCATAAAACAGGCTCAAGAACACGTCGTGTCCGGAAGAATTCCAGTTTTTGAATTTCTTTCGGCTATCAGACATCGTGTACAAATCGGTCATCCGGAAGATCTGTTGGGAGGCGCCGACCATGACGACTTAACAGAACTGCCTGGTGACATTCCTGAAGGGCTTGCACAACTACCAG ATAACGAACCGGAGGAATTGCCTCAGCCAAATGAAAATATGTACGGGGGTGATTGCCTATGTATAGACTACTTATCACAGCCag GTTATGCAAATACGGATGAATCAATCCAAGGTTCGAGCAGCGTAAGAACAAATATCACTGCCCCTGAACAAACCTTCCACAATGAAAGTG ATAACGTTCCGGAAGACTTGCCTCAGACTAATGCAAATATGGATGGGGACGAGTGCCAAAGCCCATCACAgctgggtaattttttttttccatgtttgtACTGTGACATTGATATAGGTTTAGTTGTAGATGAATTTGTAACAGGATGA